One genomic window of Actinoalloteichus hoggarensis includes the following:
- a CDS encoding ATP-binding domain-containing protein, with translation MLYGRVDELRKETTARHAAVLGEEHAGTPQAWLERDIAAAMYAEELTRLRDVEEGLYFGRLDLEGGGRRHIGRLGLADDSNDYEPLLMDWRAPAARPFYTATAASPENVRMRRHVRTRARKVVTLDDEVLDLTAAENAGTGSLTGEAALLAAMNRSRTGRMTDIVATIQQEQDRIIRSPRSGVLVVQGGPGTGKTAVALHRTAYLLYTHRDQLAKRGTLVIGPNPTFLHYISQVLPSLGETGVVLSTVAELYPGITATRQEPPAVAALKGDAAMIKLMAAAVKDRQSVPRKPIELQIDRESVVIDRAMVTQARGRARRSRRPHNEAKSIFIREMLGSMTLQIADRLGRHLLDRADLDEIREELASDDGVRATLDELWPTLTPERLLRELFDSPKRLATAARRLYTEEQCAAMLRSDGDGWTPADIPLLDEAAELLGEDTRAARKQEEQARRAEIAYAQGVLDILDMEEDLDPELLRAVDIVDAHQLASRQEERRYETTAARAAADRTWTYGHVVVDEAQELSAMAWRVLMRRCPSKSMTLVGDVAQTGSQGGADSWSQVLGPYVAERWRLEELTVNYRTPAEIMTVAGDVAAAIDPDLRAPRSVRETGVPPWSLRVPAGTTAKALADLVAEEVAEVGDGRIAVLVPAARLDELTTALADEPSSVATPGASGDLTAQTTVLTVGQAKGLEFDSVLVVEPQLIVDESPRGLNDLYVAVTRTTRRLGVLHTDDLPDVLSGLHARDAADDLG, from the coding sequence ATGCTCTACGGCCGCGTCGACGAGCTGCGCAAGGAGACGACCGCCCGCCATGCCGCCGTGCTCGGCGAGGAGCACGCGGGAACGCCGCAGGCCTGGCTGGAGCGTGACATCGCCGCCGCCATGTACGCCGAGGAGCTGACCCGGCTCCGCGATGTCGAAGAGGGCCTCTACTTCGGCAGGCTCGACCTGGAGGGCGGCGGGCGACGACACATCGGCAGGCTGGGCCTCGCCGACGACAGCAACGACTACGAGCCGCTGCTGATGGACTGGCGGGCCCCGGCGGCCCGCCCGTTCTACACGGCCACCGCCGCGTCTCCCGAGAACGTGCGGATGCGGCGCCACGTCCGCACCCGCGCACGCAAGGTCGTCACCCTCGACGACGAGGTGCTCGACCTGACCGCCGCCGAGAACGCCGGCACGGGCTCCCTCACCGGAGAGGCCGCGCTGCTCGCCGCGATGAACCGCAGCCGGACCGGCCGGATGACCGACATCGTCGCCACCATCCAGCAGGAACAGGACCGGATCATCCGCTCGCCCCGGAGCGGGGTCCTCGTCGTCCAGGGCGGACCGGGTACCGGGAAGACCGCCGTCGCGCTGCACCGCACCGCCTACCTCCTCTACACCCATCGCGATCAGCTGGCCAAGCGCGGCACGCTGGTCATCGGACCGAATCCGACGTTTCTGCACTACATCAGCCAGGTCCTGCCCTCCCTCGGCGAGACCGGCGTGGTGCTCTCGACCGTCGCCGAGCTGTATCCGGGCATCACCGCGACCCGGCAGGAGCCCCCCGCCGTCGCCGCCCTGAAGGGCGACGCGGCGATGATCAAGCTGATGGCCGCCGCGGTGAAGGACCGGCAGAGCGTGCCGAGAAAGCCGATCGAGCTTCAGATCGATCGGGAGTCGGTCGTCATCGACCGCGCGATGGTCACCCAGGCACGCGGCCGGGCCAGACGCTCCCGACGCCCGCACAACGAGGCCAAGTCGATCTTCATCCGCGAGATGCTCGGCTCGATGACCCTGCAGATCGCCGACCGGCTCGGCAGGCACCTGCTCGACCGCGCCGACCTCGACGAGATCAGGGAGGAGCTGGCCTCGGACGACGGCGTGCGCGCCACCCTCGACGAACTGTGGCCCACGTTGACGCCGGAACGGCTGCTGCGGGAGCTGTTCGACTCGCCCAAGCGACTGGCCACCGCGGCCCGACGGCTCTACACCGAGGAGCAGTGCGCGGCGATGCTGCGTTCGGACGGCGACGGCTGGACCCCCGCCGACATCCCGCTGCTCGACGAGGCGGCCGAACTGCTCGGCGAGGACACCAGGGCCGCCCGCAAGCAGGAGGAGCAGGCCCGACGCGCCGAGATCGCCTACGCGCAGGGGGTGCTGGACATCCTCGACATGGAGGAGGACCTCGATCCCGAACTGCTGCGCGCGGTGGACATCGTCGACGCCCATCAGCTGGCCTCCCGCCAGGAGGAACGGCGGTACGAGACCACCGCGGCCCGCGCCGCCGCCGACCGGACCTGGACCTACGGGCACGTCGTCGTCGACGAGGCACAGGAACTGTCGGCGATGGCCTGGCGGGTGTTGATGCGTCGCTGCCCCAGCAAGTCGATGACCCTGGTCGGCGATGTCGCGCAGACCGGCTCCCAGGGCGGCGCCGACTCCTGGTCGCAGGTCCTCGGGCCCTACGTCGCCGAGCGTTGGCGCCTGGAGGAGCTGACGGTGAACTATCGGACTCCAGCCGAGATCATGACCGTCGCGGGCGACGTCGCCGCCGCGATCGACCCCGATCTCCGAGCGCCGCGATCGGTCCGGGAGACCGGGGTCCCGCCGTGGTCGCTGCGGGTTCCGGCGGGCACCACGGCCAAGGCGTTGGCGGACCTGGTGGCCGAGGAGGTCGCCGAGGTCGGCGACGGCCGGATCGCGGTGCTCGTCCCGGCGGCACGTCTCGACGAGCTCACCACCGCACTCGCCGACGAGCCGTCCTCGGTCGCGACGCCGGGCGCGTCCGGCGATCTGACGGCGCAGACCACGGTGCTCACGGTCGGGCAGGCGAAGGGGCTGGAGTTCGACTCGGTCCTCGTCGTCGAGCCGCAGCTGATCGTCGACGAGTCCCCGCGCGGCCTCAACGACCTCTACGTCGCCGTCACCAGGACCACTCGCAGGCTCGGCGTGCTGCACACCGACGACCTGCCCGACGTGCTGTCCGGCCTGCATGCCAGGGACGCCGCCGACGACCTGGGCTGA
- a CDS encoding GNAT family N-acetyltransferase, with amino-acid sequence MITPPDVRPATEADVPRATQTLGAAFGDYPYTRHVVDERDHLRRVTRFQELFLTEVGLPHGRVWVADGGDAVAVWTTPDAEDIGAVFARLGPEFAELAGERAAASAAAEAALAPHRPTEPAWFLGTVGVHPDSQGRGLGTAVLRPGIEAAEAAGVTAFLETSTERNVAFYRRLGFVVTADVALPDGGPRTWCMARAPIR; translated from the coding sequence ATGATCACGCCGCCCGACGTCCGACCGGCCACCGAGGCGGACGTGCCTCGTGCGACGCAGACCCTCGGCGCGGCCTTCGGCGACTATCCCTACACGCGACACGTCGTCGACGAGCGGGACCACCTGCGACGGGTGACGCGCTTCCAGGAGCTGTTCCTGACGGAGGTCGGACTGCCGCACGGCCGGGTGTGGGTGGCCGACGGCGGCGACGCGGTGGCCGTGTGGACCACCCCGGACGCCGAGGACATCGGCGCGGTCTTCGCCCGGCTCGGCCCCGAGTTCGCGGAGCTGGCGGGCGAGCGCGCCGCCGCGTCCGCCGCGGCGGAGGCTGCGTTGGCACCGCACCGGCCGACCGAGCCCGCGTGGTTCCTCGGCACGGTGGGCGTCCATCCCGACAGCCAGGGCCGGGGACTGGGCACGGCGGTGCTCCGGCCCGGCATCGAGGCCGCCGAGGCCGCAGGCGTCACCGCCTTCCTGGAGACGTCCACGGAACGCAACGTCGCCTTCTACCGACGACTCGGCTTCGTCGTCACCGCCGACGTCGCGCTGCCCGACGGCGGACCCCGTACCTGGTGCATGGCCCGCGCGCCGATCCGCTGA
- a CDS encoding NUDIX hydrolase translates to MTASTSTVTPRIGARVLLQDPADRVLLIHALDPADTAHHWWELPGGGLDEGEDLQTAARREVAEETGIMLPTLSRELWVRESRFCYMGRDHHRIEHVFLGRTSTTTPEVALRPTENEKAGLIERRWWPADELRQCTDKLLPAELPALLDDLLADRFSPTPLTLTD, encoded by the coding sequence ATGACCGCCTCGACCAGCACCGTCACGCCCCGCATCGGCGCCCGCGTCCTGCTGCAGGACCCCGCCGACCGCGTGCTGCTCATCCACGCCCTCGACCCCGCCGACACCGCACACCACTGGTGGGAGCTGCCCGGCGGCGGCCTAGACGAGGGCGAAGACCTCCAGACCGCGGCCCGCCGCGAGGTCGCCGAGGAGACCGGAATCATGCTCCCCACCCTGAGCCGCGAGCTGTGGGTGCGCGAATCCCGGTTCTGCTACATGGGTCGCGACCACCACCGCATCGAGCACGTGTTCCTCGGCCGCACCTCCACTACCACGCCGGAGGTCGCGCTGCGGCCCACCGAGAACGAGAAGGCCGGGCTGATCGAACGCCGCTGGTGGCCGGCCGACGAGCTGCGGCAGTGCACGGACAAGCTCCTGCCCGCCGAACTGCCCGCCCTGCTCGACGACCTGCTCGCCGACCGTTTCAGCCCCACGCCCCTGACCCTCACCGACTGA
- a CDS encoding glycoside hydrolase family 16 protein, whose translation MTLRRGALRSLLAVAAVGLVPAGVAAAGHATTSEAALPAGTEAAAQTAVLFDDFDYTTHTDPRLRERGWTVRSYGGGPGVGGDTWAPENVGFVDGDGGRVLRLEATTDGTEAGTAQAEILHQRKFHHGTYAARVRFTDTPVSGPDGDELVQAFFTITPLRFPDDPEYGELDFEYLPNGGWGQADSALFLTSWETYDPAGDARNESTAVPGGQAGWHDLVVQADGTSLRYHVDGRLVAEHSGDVYPDTPMAIHFNQWFIETGFLDSPVSRTWEQQVDWVYHAKDEIVSPDEVLAEVAGYRGAGVGHVDTVPAP comes from the coding sequence ATGACCTTGCGTCGCGGGGCCCTGCGCTCACTCCTCGCCGTCGCCGCCGTCGGACTCGTTCCGGCGGGCGTCGCCGCGGCGGGTCACGCCACGACGTCCGAGGCCGCGCTGCCTGCCGGAACGGAGGCCGCCGCCCAGACCGCCGTCCTGTTCGACGACTTCGACTACACCACGCACACCGATCCCCGCCTGCGGGAACGCGGTTGGACGGTCCGCTCCTACGGTGGCGGGCCCGGCGTGGGCGGCGATACCTGGGCACCGGAGAACGTCGGCTTCGTCGACGGCGACGGCGGCCGGGTGCTGCGGCTGGAGGCCACCACCGACGGCACCGAGGCGGGCACCGCGCAGGCCGAGATCCTGCACCAGCGGAAGTTCCACCACGGCACCTACGCGGCCAGGGTCCGGTTCACCGACACGCCGGTGAGCGGACCGGACGGCGACGAACTCGTGCAGGCCTTCTTCACGATCACGCCCCTGCGCTTCCCTGACGACCCGGAGTACGGGGAGCTGGACTTCGAGTACCTGCCCAACGGGGGCTGGGGGCAGGCCGACTCGGCGCTGTTCCTGACCAGCTGGGAGACCTACGATCCGGCGGGCGACGCACGCAACGAGTCGACCGCGGTCCCCGGCGGGCAGGCGGGCTGGCACGATCTCGTCGTCCAGGCCGACGGGACGAGCCTGCGGTATCACGTCGACGGGCGGCTGGTCGCCGAGCACAGCGGCGACGTGTATCCCGACACGCCGATGGCGATTCACTTCAACCAGTGGTTCATCGAGACCGGCTTCCTCGACAGCCCCGTGTCGCGCACCTGGGAACAGCAGGTCGACTGGGTGTACCACGCGAAGGACGAGATCGTGAGCCCCGATGAGGTCCTCGCCGAGGTGGCGGGCTATCGCGGAGCGGGCGTCGGACACGTGGACACCGTCCCCGCGCCGTGA
- a CDS encoding glutamate-cysteine ligase family protein gives MSVSTSEPLTETDLRSPFLRPPDAAERIGVEIEIAVVDPATGRAVPYLGEYGMERLLAVLLAEIGGEPIRDRGHLTGLRPAAGFSLTLEHGGALEYSSAPGDDLATVVGRMRESLAWVAEIAARLGMALMPGGNLPFDLVHQITRVPKARGDRMAEYFDSLGEAGRLGPTVMTTALSTQATLDYLDEDDLRAKIRMQAAASPVIAALSVNSPLAGGAPSGVLSHRGRCWQRTDPTRCGLLPPALREDMRIQDFVDWAADLPMMYHRIAEDDYRRGPDRPFRELLAAGFADGTLPDLADWRAHLSQIWTDVRLRETLELRAADGPCWPHSPAIPALWVGLSYHPPSRDAAWRLLKSYRPADLRAASEQSIRHGLAARIGGDSVREQAAELLRLAREGLEARVRAGVERPEVVAYLDPLVAVAESGRTFAEETLARWHGDLAGDPARYVAAHRI, from the coding sequence ATGAGCGTGTCGACGTCCGAACCGCTGACCGAGACGGACCTGCGGTCGCCGTTCCTCCGACCTCCCGACGCGGCCGAGCGGATCGGCGTCGAGATCGAGATCGCCGTCGTCGATCCGGCCACCGGGCGAGCGGTCCCCTATCTCGGCGAGTACGGCATGGAACGGCTGCTGGCGGTCCTGCTCGCCGAGATCGGCGGGGAGCCGATCCGGGATCGCGGTCACCTCACCGGACTCCGGCCCGCCGCGGGCTTCTCGCTCACCCTGGAGCACGGCGGCGCGCTGGAGTACTCGTCGGCCCCCGGAGACGACCTGGCCACCGTGGTCGGACGGATGCGGGAGTCGTTGGCCTGGGTCGCCGAGATCGCCGCGCGGCTCGGCATGGCCCTCATGCCGGGCGGCAACCTGCCCTTCGATCTCGTGCATCAGATCACGCGCGTGCCCAAGGCCAGGGGCGATCGGATGGCGGAGTACTTCGACTCGCTCGGCGAGGCCGGCAGGCTCGGACCGACCGTGATGACCACGGCGCTGTCGACGCAGGCGACGCTGGACTATCTCGACGAGGACGACCTGCGGGCGAAGATCCGCATGCAGGCGGCGGCGTCCCCGGTGATCGCCGCGCTGTCGGTGAACTCCCCGCTCGCGGGGGGTGCGCCCTCCGGCGTGCTGTCGCACCGGGGCCGATGCTGGCAGCGGACCGATCCGACCCGCTGCGGTCTCCTGCCGCCCGCGCTGCGCGAGGACATGCGGATTCAGGACTTCGTCGACTGGGCGGCGGACCTGCCGATGATGTACCACCGCATCGCCGAGGACGACTACCGGCGAGGCCCCGACCGGCCGTTCCGGGAGCTGCTGGCCGCAGGCTTCGCCGACGGAACCCTGCCGGACCTCGCGGACTGGCGGGCACACCTGTCCCAGATCTGGACCGACGTCCGACTGCGCGAGACCCTGGAGCTGCGGGCCGCCGACGGCCCCTGCTGGCCGCACTCCCCGGCGATCCCGGCGCTGTGGGTCGGACTCAGCTATCACCCGCCGTCCCGCGACGCCGCCTGGCGCCTCCTCAAGTCGTATCGACCCGCCGACCTGCGGGCGGCGTCGGAGCAGTCGATCCGGCACGGCCTCGCGGCACGGATCGGAGGCGACTCCGTCCGCGAGCAGGCGGCCGAGCTGCTTCGGCTGGCCCGCGAGGGTCTGGAGGCTCGGGTCCGCGCCGGAGTGGAGCGGCCGGAGGTGGTCGCCTATCTCGATCCGCTGGTCGCGGTGGCCGAGAGCGGTCGCACGTTCGCGGAGGAGACGCTGGCCCGCTGGCACGGCGACCTCGCGGGCGACCCGGCGCGTTATGTCGCGGCCCATCGGATCTGA
- a CDS encoding SigB/SigF/SigG family RNA polymerase sigma factor: MTTQQTEPTTGTDEPSDEELFGRLADLDEDDDRRRAVRDELVNRHLRLATNLARKFDRRGEPLDDLIQVATVGLINAVDRFDPERGSAFLPFAVPTIMGELRRHFRDSSWSVRVPRRLKELSASVIGARNELTQSLGRTPKPSELAEHLGIPREDVFEALVASGGRQGSSLDRLLEDTPNPPFGSADPEMAEVDNRRLVRPLLARLPERDRKIVVLRFYGGLSQADIARRVGVSQMQVSRLLASILTRLRAGIGDLDGGDGAPHES; the protein is encoded by the coding sequence ATGACGACACAGCAGACCGAGCCGACCACCGGCACCGACGAGCCGTCCGACGAGGAGCTGTTCGGCAGACTCGCCGACCTCGACGAGGACGACGACCGACGCCGGGCGGTGCGGGACGAACTCGTCAATCGGCACCTCCGGCTCGCCACGAACCTGGCGCGCAAGTTCGACCGTCGCGGCGAACCGCTGGACGACCTGATCCAGGTCGCGACGGTCGGACTCATCAACGCGGTCGACCGCTTCGACCCGGAGCGTGGGAGCGCCTTCCTGCCGTTCGCGGTGCCCACGATCATGGGCGAGCTGCGCAGGCACTTCCGGGACTCCAGCTGGTCGGTCCGCGTGCCCCGCAGGCTCAAGGAGCTGAGCGCCTCGGTGATCGGCGCCCGCAACGAGCTGACGCAGTCACTCGGCCGCACACCGAAGCCCAGTGAGCTGGCCGAACACCTCGGCATCCCTCGTGAGGACGTCTTCGAAGCACTGGTCGCCAGCGGCGGGCGGCAGGGCTCTTCGCTGGACCGGCTGCTGGAGGACACCCCCAATCCGCCGTTCGGCTCGGCCGATCCGGAGATGGCGGAGGTCGACAATCGCAGGCTGGTCCGCCCGCTGCTGGCCAGGCTGCCCGAGCGCGACCGCAAGATCGTCGTACTCCGCTTCTACGGCGGCCTGAGTCAGGCGGACATCGCCCGCCGTGTCGGCGTCTCCCAGATGCAGGTGTCGCGGCTGTTGGCGAGCATCCTCACCCGGCTGCGGGCGGGCATCGGCGATCTCGACGGCGGCGACGGTGCTCCGCACGAGTCCTGA
- a CDS encoding WhiB family transcriptional regulator, with product MAETGRLPTPVTENWDWQLDGACRGANSRLFFHPESERGHAREKRENRAKAICRSCPVLTQCRDYALTSQETYGVWGAMGEGERRELLKGRRRELRMALSAR from the coding sequence ATGGCTGAGACCGGACGCCTGCCCACCCCGGTGACGGAGAACTGGGACTGGCAGCTCGACGGCGCCTGCCGGGGCGCCAACAGCAGACTCTTCTTCCACCCCGAGTCCGAGCGAGGCCATGCCCGAGAGAAGCGGGAGAACCGGGCGAAGGCGATCTGCCGGTCCTGCCCCGTGCTCACCCAGTGTCGTGACTACGCCCTGACGAGCCAGGAGACCTACGGGGTCTGGGGCGCCATGGGCGAGGGCGAACGCCGTGAACTGCTCAAGGGACGCCGCCGAGAGCTGCGGATGGCGCTCTCCGCACGGTGA
- a CDS encoding STAS domain-containing protein, with the protein MEGIVMLRITAEGHPSTRLSVTGEVDLSTAPELERDLGTAITADGAESVIVDVAGVSFMDSAGLRVLVGGLRQAEEHDVRLTVENPQSQLRKIIEITGLADVLGLGAASAGGPMTGSGGTQG; encoded by the coding sequence ATGGAAGGGATTGTGATGTTGCGCATCACCGCCGAAGGACACCCCTCGACGCGACTGAGTGTCACGGGCGAGGTGGACCTGAGCACCGCGCCGGAACTGGAGCGGGATCTGGGCACCGCGATCACCGCCGACGGCGCCGAATCGGTGATCGTCGACGTGGCCGGGGTCTCGTTCATGGACTCGGCGGGCCTGCGTGTCCTGGTGGGCGGCCTTCGCCAGGCCGAGGAGCACGACGTCCGCCTGACCGTGGAGAACCCGCAGTCCCAGCTGCGCAAGATCATCGAGATCACCGGGCTCGCCGACGTCCTGGGCCTCGGCGCGGCCTCGGCGGGCGGTCCCATGACCGGGTCGGGCGGCACGCAGGGCTGA
- a CDS encoding ATP-binding protein: protein MSDHDEAEGRPVGAVRGRSPSMPTVDRPGYVEQTSSGGVIVDGTATGDGRDHGGVEARGRGTGVFFIEHPPSWRTGAGRTTARAGRHRTMDTGALVSMETPGGVTAAGEARHTVGTALHRWGLSGELADDVLLATSELVTNAVEHGAAPIRLEVERGTSRITLRVHDRSLDSPQISWSDPLGERSRGLLIVAAISSDWGFETEGAGKCVWAEFQVPDQSRRVADV, encoded by the coding sequence GTGAGCGACCATGACGAGGCGGAGGGGAGACCGGTGGGCGCGGTGCGCGGCCGGTCTCCGTCAATGCCGACGGTCGACCGGCCGGGGTACGTCGAACAGACATCCTCGGGCGGGGTGATCGTCGACGGCACAGCGACCGGAGACGGACGCGATCACGGCGGTGTCGAGGCCCGCGGCCGAGGCACAGGAGTGTTCTTCATCGAGCATCCCCCGTCGTGGCGGACCGGCGCCGGCCGCACGACGGCGAGGGCGGGCAGGCATCGGACGATGGACACGGGTGCACTGGTCAGCATGGAGACGCCGGGCGGAGTCACCGCCGCGGGCGAGGCACGCCACACCGTGGGCACGGCACTGCATCGGTGGGGACTGAGCGGGGAGCTGGCGGACGACGTCCTGCTGGCCACCTCGGAACTCGTCACCAACGCCGTGGAGCACGGCGCGGCGCCGATCCGTCTCGAAGTCGAACGCGGCACGTCGCGGATCACCCTCCGCGTCCACGACCGCAGTCTCGACTCGCCGCAGATCTCCTGGTCGGACCCGCTGGGTGAACGCAGCAGGGGGCTGCTCATCGTCGCGGCCATCAGCTCGGACTGGGGCTTCGAGACCGAGGGCGCGGGCAAGTGCGTCTGGGCGGAGTTCCAGGTGCCGGACCAGTCGCGACGCGTCGCCGACGTCTGA
- a CDS encoding SpoIIE family protein phosphatase, with product MVDAGSPRLWTLREQRARRIELEQRLPLGMFDGTSYATREEPLLPRDRLFVVGGGVDDSSDGTRRLWGDLVDQGRPVLRRTARRGGGACRPVRSRRLPRTHGSRRRWW from the coding sequence ATCGTCGACGCGGGCTCGCCTCGACTGTGGACCCTCCGGGAGCAGCGCGCGCGGCGGATCGAACTGGAGCAGCGGCTTCCGCTCGGCATGTTCGACGGGACGTCCTATGCGACCAGGGAGGAGCCGTTGCTGCCGCGCGATCGGCTCTTCGTGGTCGGCGGAGGCGTCGACGACTCGTCCGACGGCACCCGTCGTTTATGGGGAGACCTCGTCGACCAGGGTCGTCCGGTCCTCCGGAGGACTGCCCGCCGGGGAGGCGGTGCGTGCCGTCCGGTCCGCTCTCGCCGTCTTCCGCGAACACACGGATCTCGACGACGGTGGTGGTGA
- a CDS encoding MarR family winged helix-turn-helix transcriptional regulator, with amino-acid sequence MAAERQPPAASPQEAYPLETRATDVAAESLTLLLGRAADTVRPKVSPAQLRALQVVEWHRSINLTGLAEVLGAIPSSASRLCDRLEAAGLLERRSGAHDRREIELVLSPDGTHLLARLREARRADLGAVLSMMSRQGRAALLRGLEEFAAAFGRRDSARGVGSGGRLGSDGDLESDRDIAAGGPPDGPGARDPVSGDDPAFADDVMSGGDSFPGGGRSPDDGPAGPNSGGATAGGSTSPSSTGPASQRSAGSTGSGLAAPSGSTVRAGTKQDGPGERRGRLGRDRGLGEQWGRGSSAPRGRRGSDGPGHPRDGSPGARPGGERPETEQPA; translated from the coding sequence ATGGCAGCCGAGCGACAGCCGCCCGCCGCGTCCCCGCAGGAGGCGTACCCGCTGGAGACCCGCGCGACGGATGTCGCGGCCGAGTCGCTCACCCTGCTGCTGGGCAGGGCGGCCGACACGGTCCGGCCGAAGGTGTCCCCCGCGCAGCTCCGCGCGCTTCAGGTCGTGGAGTGGCACCGCTCGATCAACCTGACCGGCCTCGCCGAGGTGCTCGGTGCCATACCGTCCTCGGCGAGCAGGCTGTGTGACCGGCTGGAGGCGGCGGGTCTCCTGGAACGACGGTCCGGCGCCCACGATCGACGCGAGATCGAGCTGGTGCTGAGCCCGGACGGCACCCACCTGCTGGCTCGGCTGCGTGAGGCGCGCCGCGCGGACCTCGGTGCCGTGCTGTCGATGATGAGCAGGCAGGGTCGGGCCGCACTGCTGCGGGGTCTGGAGGAGTTCGCCGCCGCGTTCGGCCGTCGGGATTCCGCCCGCGGCGTCGGCTCCGGCGGGCGTCTCGGGTCTGACGGCGACCTCGAGTCCGATCGGGACATCGCGGCAGGCGGCCCTCCCGACGGACCGGGCGCACGCGATCCGGTGTCCGGCGACGACCCGGCGTTCGCCGACGACGTGATGTCCGGCGGCGACTCGTTCCCCGGCGGCGGCCGTTCTCCCGACGACGGTCCGGCGGGTCCGAATTCCGGAGGGGCGACGGCCGGGGGATCGACGAGTCCGAGTTCCACGGGGCCGGCGAGTCAGCGTTCCGCGGGTTCGACGGGTTCGGGGCTCGCGGCCCCGAGCGGGTCGACGGTGAGAGCGGGCACGAAGCAGGACGGGCCCGGCGAGCGGCGAGGACGACTCGGCCGCGATCGCGGCCTCGGCGAACAGTGGGGCCGCGGATCGAGCGCGCCACGAGGCCGCCGGGGCTCGGACGGCCCCGGACACCCGCGAGACGGATCGCCCGGCGCCCGCCCCGGCGGCGAACGGCCGGAGACCGAGCAGCCGGCGTGA
- a CDS encoding DUF488 family protein: MTVGHGTLDRSELAALLHGASIRELVDVRTVPGSRRNPDTAREAMSEWLPAEGISYRWEKRLGGFRRLADHSPDTYWRNTSFRAYAGHTRTPDFLAAMSELLDEVRERADGRVSVLCGETVWWRCHRRIIADYTWLVAGIPAWHLMHDGRLVEHPPTPGARVQSDGLLVYDVDPG; the protein is encoded by the coding sequence GTGACCGTCGGACACGGCACCCTCGATCGGTCGGAGCTGGCCGCCCTGCTGCACGGAGCCTCGATCCGGGAGTTGGTCGACGTGCGCACCGTGCCGGGCAGTCGGCGCAATCCGGACACCGCGCGCGAGGCGATGAGCGAATGGCTGCCCGCCGAGGGGATCTCCTACCGCTGGGAGAAGCGCCTCGGCGGCTTCCGGCGACTGGCAGACCACTCGCCGGACACGTACTGGCGTAACACCAGCTTCCGGGCCTACGCGGGACATACTCGCACCCCGGACTTCCTCGCGGCCATGTCCGAACTGCTCGACGAGGTGCGGGAGCGTGCCGACGGTCGAGTGAGCGTGCTCTGCGGCGAGACGGTCTGGTGGCGATGCCACCGGCGCATCATCGCCGACTACACCTGGCTCGTCGCGGGCATCCCCGCCTGGCATCTGATGCACGACGGCAGGCTCGTCGAGCATCCGCCGACGCCGGGCGCGCGCGTCCAGTCGGACGGTCTGCTGGTCTACGACGTCGATCCCGGCTAG